One Setaria italica strain Yugu1 chromosome I, Setaria_italica_v2.0, whole genome shotgun sequence DNA window includes the following coding sequences:
- the LOC101778171 gene encoding uncharacterized protein LOC101778171, giving the protein MPRLVLPPAKTPFLSPFPAFPPPPPPRPLGIRISAAVAGRGSAGEDAAAASGTTARERRLVKVREERRRREYDREHTYPGWARVLENACRDDEELRAILGDSIGNPELMKQRIQERVRKKGRAQFNKSKTGSIVSFKVSFRDFNPLNSFIWFELFGEPTDRDVDLLGGVIQAWYVMGRLGAYNSSNLQLSNSMLDYDPSYDSGEASSVLPSSFHDISDVEFQDNWGRVWVDLGTSDYLALDVLLNCLTQLSSEHVGIKQIVFGGKRMGDWEEGMTNSDYGYKHFKI; this is encoded by the exons ATGCCACGGCTAGTCCTCCCGCCAGCTAAAACCCCTTTCCTCTCCCCCTTCCCCgcgttcccgccgccgccaccacctcgtcCTCTCGGCATCCGCATATCCGCAGCCGTCGCGGGGAGGGGCAGCGCtggggaggacgcggcggcggcgtccgggaCCACGGCGAGGGAGCGCCGCTTGGTCAAGGTGCgggaggagcgccgccgccgcgagtaCGACCGCGAGCACACCTATCCCGGATGGGCCAG GGTTCTGGAGAATGCCTGCAGGGATGACGAGGAGCTCCGCGCCATTCTCGGTGATAGCATCGGAAACCCAGAGCTCATGAAGCAAAGG ATCCAAGAAAGGGTGCGCAAGAAAGGCAGGGCTCAATTCAATAAATCCAAGACAGGGTCCATTGTTTCTTTTAAAGTCAGCTTCCGAGA CTTCAATCCGTTGAATTCATTCATTTGGTTTGAGCTCTTTGGAGAACCAACAGATCGAGATGTTGACCTGCTTGGCGGT GTAATTCAGGCTTGGTACGTCATGGGAAGGCTTGGAGCTTATAATTCTTCAAATTTGCAG CTGTCCAACTCAATGCTGGACTATGACCCTTCATATGATTCTGGCGAAGCTTCCTCGGTATTGCCATCATCTTTCCATGACATCAGTGATGTCGAGTTCCAAGACAATtggggcagggtttg GGTGGACCTCGGAACCTCGGATTACCTTGCATTGGATGTATTACTGAACTGCCTAACACAGTTGAGCTCAGA GCACGTGGGCATCAAACAAATTGTTTTTGGCGGCAAAAGAATGGGCGACTGGGAAGAGGGCATGACGAACTCTGATTATGGATACAAGCACTTCAAGATATAA
- the LOC101776000 gene encoding pentatricopeptide repeat-containing protein At5g38730 — translation MAPPPAGVDLSRSLCAAVIKSTFRPHLHLPLLTGAPALLAAVLQRLSPLPSAALAFFRALPPPHPLDASFALLRLLAPHPRHHPAARALLRDLSLRHPLSSPLLLPSLLADDGPHVPSWLLLVLSQSARPDDAVRVFDQMRARGIAPDAHALTALLTALARARMTATARRVFDEMARAGVAFNTHVCNAMLHVCLKAGDAARAEALMTRMDAAGVPLDQFSFNTIIALYCRKGMRYEAMCVRERMDKEGIQADTVTWNSLIHGLCKDGRVKEAARLFTEMIAAQVPPDNVTYTTLIDGYCRAGDIGEAVKLREEMEARGMPPGVATYNAILRKLCEDGNMKEVNQLLNEMDERKLQADHVTCNTLINAYCKRGDMASACKVKRKMMESGLQLNQFTYKALIHGFCKAKELDKAKEALFEMVDAGFSPNYSVFSWLVDGFCKKNNVDAVLLIPDELMKRGFPLDKAVCRSLIRRLCRKGLVDQAQNVFDQMQGKGLVGDSLVYATLAYAYLTEGKPAAASNTLDDMAKNQLHITPQIYNSLCTSYADEKETLNMLWVRAIERGLITKSVYKLLHQARLESTKPAVESGGYAPALRPDYL, via the exons ATGGCGCCACCTCCCGCCGGCGTCGACCTGTCCCGGTCGCTCTGCGCCGCCGTCATCAAATCCACCTTCCGgccccacctccacctcccgctCCTCACCGGCGCCCCGGCACTCCTCGCCGCAGTCCTTCAGCGCCTCTCTCCGCTCCCTTCCGCCGCGCTAGCTTTCTTccgcgccctgccgccgccgcacccgctcGACGCCTCCTTcgcgctcctccgcctcctcgcgccgcacccgcgccaccaccccgccgcccgcgcgctccTCCGGGacctctccctgcgccacccgctctcctccccgctcctgctcccctccctcctcgccgACGACGGCCCCCACGTCCCCAGctggctcctcctcgtcctctcccAATCCGCACGCCCCGACGACGCCGTTCGGGTGTTCGACCAAATGCGCGCCCGCGGCATCGCCCCCGACGCCCACGCCTTGACGGCTCTCCTCACCGCCCTCGCCAGGGCCCGGATGACGGCCACCGCGCGCagggtgttcgacgaaatggcGAGGGCCGGGGTCGCCTTCAACACCCACGTGTGCAACGCCATGCTGCACGTGTGCCTCAAGGCTggggacgccgcgcgcgccgaggCTCTCATGACCAGAATGGACGCGGCTGGCGTGCCCCTGGATCAGTTCTCTTTCAACACCATCATCGCCCTCTACTGCAGGAAGGGGATGAGGTACGAGGCCATGTGCGTGCGGGAGCGGATGGACAAGGAGGGGATACAGGCAGACACCGTCACTTGGAACTCCTTGATCCACGGGTTGTGCAAGGACGGCAGGGTGAAGGAGGCGGCTCGGCTGTTTACAGAGATGATTGCGGCACAGGTTCCACCAGACAATGTCACCTACACCACGCTGATTGATGGGTACTGTCGTGCGGGCGATATCGGGGAGGCGGTCAAGCTACGAGAGGAGATGGAGGCGAGGGGGATGCCCCCAGGGGTCGCGACTTACAATGCCATTCTCAGGAAGCTCTGTGAGGATGGCAACATGAAGGAGGTCAATCAGTTGCTTAACGAGATGGATGAGAGGAAGCTGCAGGCTGATCATGTCACCTGCAACACGCTGATCAATGCGTACTGCAAGAGAGGGGACATGGCTTCAGCATGCAAGGTCAAGAGGAAGATGATGGAGTCTGGGCTGCAGCTGAATCAGTTCACCTACAAGGCTCTCATACATGGATTCTGCAAGGCCAAGGAGCTGGACAAAGCCAAGGAAGCCTTGTTTGAGATGGTCGATGCAG GTTTTTCACCCAACTATAGCGTATTCTCCTGGCTTGTTGATGGTTTCTGCAAGAAGAATAATGTGGATGCAGTGCTACTCATACCTGATGAGCTTATGAAAAGAGGCTTTCCACTAGATAAAGCAGTTTGTAGGTCGTTAATTCGAAGGCTTTGCAGAAAAGGTTTGGTTGACCAGGCACAAAACGTATTTGACCAGATGCAGGGCAAAGGTTTAGTAGGTGACAGTCTAGTATATGCCACACTTGCCTATGCATATCTGACCGAAGGAAAGCCAGCTGCCGCTTCGAATACCTTGGATGACATGGCGAAGAATCAATTACACATAACACCCCAGATTTACAACAGCCTGTGCACATCTTATGCTGATGAGAAGGAAACCCTTAATATGTTGTGGGTTCGCGCAATCGAGAGGGGCCTAATCACGAAGAGTGTTTACAAATTGCTGCACCAAGCAAGGCTGGAATCAACGAAGCCTGCAGTTGAGTCTGGGGGATATGCTCCTGCTCTAAGGCCAGACTATCTATAG
- the LOC101778572 gene encoding signal peptidase complex catalytic subunit SEC11C, with translation MDFLRRGVEPIRATQIRSVLAQTISLGMILASALIIWKGLMVVTGSESPLVVVLSESMEPGFKRGDILFLHMNKDPVRAGEIVVFNVDGRPIPIVHRVIEVHERHDTAGFDILTKGDNNLHDDRMLYAHGQLWIQQQHIMGRAIGYLPYAGWLTIAMTEKPVLKYVLIAALGLLVVASKE, from the exons ATGGATTTCTTGCGGCGCGGGGTGGAGCCGATTCGAGCGACGCAGATCCGCTCCGTGCTCGCCCAAACCATCAGCCTAG GGATGATTCTGGCGTCGGCATTGATCATCTGGAAAGGACTGATGGTCGTTACGGGTAGTGAGTCACCGCTTGTGGTGGTTCTATCTGAAAGCATGGAGCCTGGATTCAAAAGG GGTGACATCCTGTTTTTGCACATGAACAAGGACCCTGTCCGAGCGGGAGAAATAGTTGTTTTCAATGTTGAC GGACGTCCTATTCCAATTGTTCATCGTGTGATCGAG GTTCATGAACGCCATGATACGGCAGGATTTGATATCCTCACAAAAG GTGACAACAATCTTCATGATGACCGAATGCTATATGCACATGGGCAGCTTTGGATTCAGCAACAGCACATCATGGGGCGGGCTATCGG CTATCTGCCTTATGCTGGGTGGCTTACAATTGCCATGACGGAGAAACCAGTTCTCAAG TACGTGCTGATCGCTGCACTGGGGCTGCTGGTGGTAGCATCCAAAGAGTGA